A genomic segment from Nodularia sphaerocarpa UHCC 0038 encodes:
- a CDS encoding YkvA family protein: MKFSIPLLYDWYRNLLRNPMYRWWVVLATLLYILSPIDIAPDFIPIIGQIDDVLLLSVLFSELSGLALAAWKAGQGSDQPSSETVDVDAVSVE; this comes from the coding sequence ATGAAATTTTCAATTCCATTACTGTACGATTGGTATCGCAATTTGCTTCGTAATCCCATGTACCGTTGGTGGGTAGTTTTAGCAACACTGCTTTATATTCTCAGCCCCATAGATATTGCTCCTGACTTTATACCCATTATCGGTCAAATTGATGACGTTTTACTGTTGTCCGTGCTATTTTCTGAGCTGTCTGGGTTAGCCCTCGCTGCTTGGAAGGCTGGTCAGGGTTCTGATCAACCTAGCTCTGAAACTGTTGATGTTGATGCTGTGTCTGTTGAGTAA
- a CDS encoding AAA family ATPase gives MYLKTIFIRFYKSFNDDFLRKHENREPKPWELIGKNYYPYIEVPFHSKITTIVGANESGKSHLLSAIEKAISGEKIERSDFCRYSPFFTVKQNELKYPDFGSEWGLAELEDESIKTILNIHDDIKFDRLLIFRNNINNLTIYLPEKGKYRQCKVEEKQKNELQTLLPRTFRIESSVALPSSVPIKKLVELDQKDYVDSRKFEILDREQRSKIVDALDTFSRNPELISKVRVLWGEKREEIEPEAVTAIKFIISALDEISFSDKEKEKREKEFNLAYKLICKIAQVDTNSLLDLSKAIKDGLQGYANGIIDKINHQLAINLNFPNFWVQDRKFCLKVMARDYDLVFTITDRTGTEYSFDERSQGLRYFLSYYIEYRSHEPHPNKTEILLMDEPDAYLSSQAQQDLLRVFDLFANPQPGSHLSHPIQVVYVTHSPFLIDKNHSERIRVLQKGNDDEGTRVVKDFALRRYEPLRSSIGPNIGETVFIGNCNLMVEGIGDQILIAGAATYLRANGVSDLETLDLNQITIVDSGGATQIPYMVYLACGRHVEQIAVIVLLDSDQSGNDAKNQLLGRKGGQHKRPLLKEKFILQLGDLKEEFELVADNSTEKIEIEDIIPLPICIQATKLYLQEFLKVDEKELVFLTPELVSSKIAGQTILDAIEETLKDFPEKDLKISKAGFARNVIQVVNEWARKKDKDMLNKNELEALQLFEHNFKTLFKKLNFMQRSAQQKLTDERLSQKIDRLKKEFIALHPISARREHGIRLLDAIGNMIEDNIDKESIKEIELTKNKIKNLRRDYKLDIDMNKKIDDYSGFKEGLEGIKYAGLLNSQDETIEEDQVEKSVISERVYEEASIDKFIMDTPAQFINEQVSTTSKLETTKVADESATSNKKKNPNSRR, from the coding sequence ATGTATCTCAAAACCATCTTCATTCGCTTCTATAAATCTTTCAATGACGACTTTCTGAGAAAACACGAAAACAGAGAACCTAAACCGTGGGAGCTAATAGGAAAAAATTACTATCCCTACATTGAAGTTCCTTTTCATTCCAAAATTACAACCATAGTTGGTGCAAATGAATCTGGAAAGTCACACCTGTTAAGTGCTATTGAAAAGGCTATATCAGGAGAAAAAATTGAGCGTAGCGATTTCTGCCGCTATTCTCCTTTTTTTACGGTTAAACAAAACGAATTAAAATACCCAGATTTTGGTTCGGAATGGGGTCTTGCTGAACTTGAAGATGAAAGTATAAAAACAATTCTAAACATTCATGATGATATTAAGTTTGATAGATTATTGATATTCCGCAACAATATCAATAATTTAACTATCTATTTACCTGAGAAAGGAAAGTACAGACAATGTAAAGTTGAAGAAAAGCAAAAAAATGAACTGCAAACACTACTTCCTAGAACGTTTAGAATTGAGTCTAGTGTTGCTCTTCCATCTAGTGTTCCCATTAAAAAATTAGTTGAATTGGATCAAAAGGATTATGTAGATAGTAGAAAATTTGAAATTTTAGATAGAGAACAAAGAAGCAAAATAGTAGATGCACTTGATACTTTTAGCCGTAATCCAGAATTGATTTCTAAAGTTCGTGTTCTTTGGGGTGAAAAGAGAGAAGAAATTGAACCTGAAGCTGTCACAGCGATTAAATTTATTATTTCAGCGCTTGATGAAATTAGTTTTAGTGATAAAGAAAAAGAAAAAAGAGAAAAAGAATTCAATCTAGCATATAAATTAATCTGCAAAATTGCCCAAGTAGATACTAACTCATTACTTGATTTGTCTAAAGCAATTAAAGATGGCTTACAAGGTTATGCAAATGGGATTATTGACAAGATTAACCACCAATTAGCTATTAATTTAAACTTTCCCAATTTTTGGGTTCAAGATCGCAAGTTTTGTTTAAAAGTCATGGCGAGAGATTATGACTTAGTTTTTACTATAACTGATAGGACTGGAACTGAATATTCATTTGATGAAAGAAGCCAAGGATTACGATATTTCCTCAGCTATTACATTGAATACCGATCTCATGAACCGCACCCTAATAAAACAGAAATATTGTTGATGGATGAGCCAGATGCTTATCTTTCCAGTCAAGCTCAACAAGATTTACTAAGAGTATTTGATTTGTTTGCAAATCCCCAACCAGGATCACATTTAAGTCATCCAATTCAGGTAGTCTACGTCACTCACTCTCCTTTTTTAATTGATAAAAACCATTCCGAGCGTATTCGGGTATTGCAGAAAGGTAATGATGATGAAGGAACACGGGTAGTCAAAGATTTTGCTCTACGCCGTTATGAACCACTCAGGTCTTCAATTGGTCCTAATATTGGTGAGACAGTATTTATTGGTAATTGTAATTTAATGGTTGAAGGTATTGGTGATCAAATTCTTATTGCTGGAGCAGCAACGTATCTTCGAGCCAATGGTGTATCTGATTTAGAAACTTTAGATTTAAACCAAATCACAATTGTTGATTCAGGGGGAGCTACACAAATTCCCTACATGGTATATCTAGCTTGTGGAAGGCACGTAGAACAAATTGCAGTTATCGTTCTATTGGACAGTGATCAGAGTGGTAATGATGCTAAGAATCAATTATTAGGTAGAAAAGGAGGTCAACATAAAAGACCTTTACTTAAAGAGAAATTTATTCTTCAACTTGGTGATCTTAAAGAAGAATTTGAGTTGGTAGCTGACAACTCAACAGAAAAGATTGAAATAGAAGATATTATTCCTTTACCAATTTGTATACAAGCAACAAAGCTTTATTTACAAGAGTTTCTTAAAGTAGATGAAAAGGAACTTGTATTCTTAACTCCAGAATTAGTATCAAGTAAGATTGCTGGTCAAACTATTCTTGATGCTATAGAAGAAACTCTCAAAGATTTTCCTGAAAAAGATTTAAAAATTAGTAAAGCTGGATTTGCTCGAAATGTTATTCAAGTAGTGAATGAGTGGGCAAGGAAAAAAGACAAAGATATGTTGAATAAAAATGAACTTGAGGCACTTCAGCTTTTTGAGCATAACTTCAAAACTTTGTTTAAGAAATTAAACTTTATGCAACGTAGCGCCCAGCAGAAATTAACAGATGAAAGATTGTCACAAAAAATAGACCGTTTAAAGAAGGAATTTATTGCACTTCATCCTATTTCTGCAAGGCGTGAACATGGTATTCGGTTGCTTGATGCGATAGGTAACATGATAGAGGATAATATAGACAAAGAATCAATTAAAGAAATAGAATTAACTAAGAATAAAATTAAAAATTTGCGTCGTGATTACAAGCTTGACATTGATATGAATAAAAAGATTGATGACTATTCTGGATTTAAAGAAGGTTTAGAAGGAATCAAGTATGCAGGGCTGTTAAACAGTCAGGATGAAACTATTGAGGAGGATCAAGTAGAGAAGTCAGTTATTTCTGAAAGAGTTTATGAGGAGGCAAGTATAGATAAGTTTATTATGGATACTCCAGCACAATTTATTAATGAGCAGGTATCTACTACCTCTAAACTAGAAACTACTAAAGTTGCTGATGAATCTGCAACTTCTAACAAGAAAAAAAATCCGAATTCACGTCGTTAG
- a CDS encoding MotA/TolQ/ExbB proton channel family protein encodes MDILDLFEKGGPAMWPLFVLSVLSISVIFERLWFWLRIMTQEKEIVDRVLKAAQDSWEVAADIARNATHQPVGRFLYAPLSYPKRDPETFRLALESTAEDELAGMRRGEKLLEAIIALSPLLGLLGTVLGLIQSLRSIRIGDLGTESTAGVTTGIGESLISTATGLIVAIISLVFYRLFQSFVVDQVKIFRKAGNEMELLYRQSPPDYDKIASVMVEEPSRESLNPPRKRDKRPFPKPPELPNNTPDSLDPLDPET; translated from the coding sequence GTGGATATTTTAGATTTGTTTGAAAAGGGCGGCCCAGCCATGTGGCCCCTGTTCGTTTTGTCTGTTCTGTCTATCAGTGTAATTTTCGAGCGTCTGTGGTTCTGGTTACGAATCATGACTCAAGAAAAGGAAATAGTGGATCGTGTCCTCAAAGCCGCCCAAGATAGTTGGGAAGTAGCGGCAGATATTGCCAGAAATGCCACCCATCAGCCTGTGGGAAGGTTTCTCTATGCCCCCTTAAGCTATCCGAAACGTGATCCGGAAACTTTTCGACTAGCATTAGAGTCCACCGCCGAAGATGAATTAGCGGGAATGCGCCGGGGTGAAAAACTTTTAGAAGCCATCATCGCCCTCTCACCTTTGTTGGGATTACTGGGTACGGTTTTGGGTTTGATCCAGTCTTTGCGCTCAATTCGCATTGGCGATTTGGGAACCGAATCTACAGCTGGTGTGACTACTGGTATTGGTGAATCTTTAATCAGTACGGCTACTGGATTGATAGTTGCGATTATCAGCTTAGTATTCTATCGCTTATTTCAAAGTTTTGTCGTTGACCAAGTGAAAATTTTCCGCAAGGCGGGAAATGAGATGGAATTGTTATATCGTCAGTCGCCGCCTGACTATGACAAAATTGCCTCAGTCATGGTTGAGGAACCTTCACGAGAAAGTCTTAATCCTCCCCGCAAGCGAGATAAAAGACCGTTTCCTAAACCTCCTGAACTCCCGAATAATACACCTGATTCCTTAGATCCTTTAGATCCTGAGACATAG
- a CDS encoding ExbD/TolR family protein yields the protein MKVNLQTPVEETQIQILPLIDVVFCILTFFLLAALQFTRQQAINIDLPKATTSTVPGVTSQAATQIVTIDAVGNLYVEKQLIQREQLAQSLSQYLQANPSGILVLNASRTATYNDVISILDLMRQVGGDRVSLGIIPGPSQLPNDSFNPPNFPMSPGAVPAPVPGVNPDMMSPVFPNEPAPQVPVAPETTPTP from the coding sequence ATGAAAGTTAATCTGCAAACTCCAGTTGAAGAAACCCAAATTCAAATCCTCCCCTTAATTGATGTCGTTTTTTGTATCCTGACGTTCTTTCTGTTGGCAGCTTTGCAATTTACTCGACAACAGGCAATTAATATTGATTTGCCCAAAGCTACTACAAGTACAGTTCCTGGTGTCACGTCACAGGCTGCCACTCAAATTGTGACTATTGATGCGGTGGGTAATCTTTACGTAGAAAAACAGCTCATACAACGAGAGCAGCTAGCACAAAGCTTAAGCCAATATCTCCAAGCCAACCCCAGTGGAATATTAGTGCTAAATGCATCACGCACAGCTACTTACAATGATGTGATTTCAATATTAGACTTGATGCGGCAAGTGGGTGGCGATCGCGTATCCTTGGGAATTATCCCAGGGCCATCTCAACTACCCAACGACTCATTTAATCCACCTAATTTTCCCATGAGTCCGGGAGCAGTACCAGCACCAGTTCCGGGGGTTAATCCTGATATGATGTCTCCAGTTTTCCCTAACGAACCAGCGCCTCAAGTGCCTGTAGCACCTGAAACAACTCCTACCCCTTAA
- a CDS encoding phage holin family protein, which yields MNIVTLLIVWVVTSISLLIISKLPLGVEVDSPKKAFFSAAVLGIVTAVVRPILSLIFTLPNLLTFDLLSSIFTFMIAVVCFSIAAWLVEGFRLRFGIWSAVLGAFALTIINSLIYKLLGV from the coding sequence ATGAATATTGTGACGCTTTTAATTGTTTGGGTAGTAACATCTATCAGCTTGTTGATTATTAGTAAACTGCCTTTAGGAGTGGAAGTTGACTCTCCCAAAAAAGCATTTTTTTCTGCGGCAGTTCTCGGTATAGTCACAGCAGTAGTGAGACCAATTTTAAGCCTCATATTTACATTACCAAACTTACTCACCTTTGACTTGTTATCCAGCATTTTCACATTTATGATTGCCGTTGTCTGTTTTAGTATTGCGGCTTGGTTAGTCGAGGGGTTTCGCCTACGTTTTGGCATCTGGAGTGCTGTCCTAGGGGCTTTTGCCTTGACTATCATCAACAGCCTGATCTACAAATTGTTAGGTGTTTAA
- the psb29 gene encoding photosystem II biogenesis protein Psp29, whose protein sequence is MNNVRTVSDTKRAFYSLHTRPINTIYRRVVEELMVEMHLLSVNNGFSYNPIYALGVVTSFDRFMKGYLPERDQESIFQSLCQALGQEPQPYRQDAERLQALAKDLPVNDLIGWLSQTTHLDRDSDLQAQLQAIANNSEFKYSRLFAVGLFTLLEQSDPELVKDEKQRTEAFKTIAAGLHLSDEKLSKDLELYSSNLEKMAQALIVMADMLSADRKKREQRQQQTSTPVAPPSVNE, encoded by the coding sequence GTGAATAACGTCCGTACTGTTTCAGATACAAAGCGAGCTTTTTACTCCCTTCACACCCGGCCCATTAACACAATTTATCGTCGGGTGGTAGAAGAATTGATGGTAGAAATGCATCTACTATCAGTCAATAACGGTTTTAGCTACAATCCAATTTATGCCTTGGGTGTCGTCACAAGCTTTGACCGCTTTATGAAAGGCTACCTACCAGAACGAGATCAAGAATCAATTTTCCAGTCCTTATGTCAGGCTTTAGGACAAGAACCGCAACCCTACCGACAGGATGCTGAACGGCTCCAAGCTTTGGCTAAAGACTTACCAGTGAATGATTTAATTGGGTGGTTAAGCCAAACAACTCATTTGGATCGAGATTCTGACTTACAAGCACAATTGCAAGCGATCGCTAACAATTCTGAGTTTAAATACAGCCGCTTATTTGCCGTTGGTTTATTCACCTTGTTAGAACAGTCCGATCCGGAATTAGTCAAGGATGAAAAGCAACGCACCGAAGCATTCAAAACCATTGCAGCTGGCTTACATCTATCTGATGAAAAACTCAGCAAAGATTTGGAACTATACAGTTCTAATCTAGAAAAGATGGCTCAAGCCCTGATAGTTATGGCTGATATGCTTTCGGCTGATCGCAAAAAACGCGAACAGCGTCAACAACAAACAAGTACCCCAGTGGCTCCCCCATCTGTCAACGAATAG
- a CDS encoding chromophore lyase CpcT/CpeT: protein MSFAPNLIALGEYLAGKFDNREQALADSAWFVHLHLWQRPVDLFTQDSITLFAEQANIVKLDYPYRQRIMRLMSGGGADAPLQLQYYMFKDPSAFSGAGRNPALLQTLTVDQLDLLPGCILTVSQETIAANSYKFTATQPPNTRCCFSYLNQIVQVSLGFEATAAEFNSYDKGIDSDTGKATWGAILGPYRYTKREQY from the coding sequence ATGAGTTTTGCGCCAAATTTAATTGCCCTGGGTGAGTATTTAGCTGGTAAATTCGATAATCGAGAACAAGCTTTAGCAGATTCCGCTTGGTTTGTGCATCTCCATCTTTGGCAAAGACCAGTGGATTTATTTACACAAGACAGTATCACCTTGTTTGCCGAGCAAGCTAATATTGTCAAATTAGATTATCCTTATCGCCAGCGAATTATGCGGTTGATGTCGGGGGGCGGCGCTGATGCACCCTTGCAGCTACAATACTATATGTTCAAAGATCCCAGTGCCTTCAGTGGTGCAGGACGTAATCCGGCTTTGCTTCAAACTTTGACAGTGGATCAATTAGATTTACTACCAGGCTGCATCCTCACAGTTAGCCAAGAAACAATCGCTGCAAACAGCTATAAGTTTACTGCTACTCAACCGCCAAATACTCGTTGCTGCTTTAGTTATCTCAACCAAATTGTCCAAGTTTCTTTGGGATTTGAAGCCACAGCCGCAGAATTTAACAGCTACGACAAAGGAATTGACTCGGATACGGGAAAAGCCACCTGGGGAGCAATTTTAGGCCCTTATCGCTACACCAAGCGAGAACAGTATTGA
- a CDS encoding STAS domain-containing protein: MIQIEQKTYTTQDDNTVIVLTPAGRLDITTAWQFRLKLQECISKLSHHVVVNLGQVNFIDSSGLTSLVAGMRDADKVKGSFRICNVHPEAKLVFEVTMMDTVFEIFETEEEALEGVPRSIAS; this comes from the coding sequence GTGATTCAAATAGAACAAAAAACATACACAACCCAAGACGACAATACCGTTATTGTCTTAACACCAGCAGGGCGCTTAGACATCACTACAGCTTGGCAGTTTCGTCTGAAGTTACAGGAATGTATTTCCAAACTCAGTCACCATGTTGTGGTCAATCTCGGTCAGGTAAATTTTATTGATAGTTCTGGTCTCACATCCTTGGTGGCGGGGATGCGTGATGCTGATAAAGTCAAGGGTAGTTTCCGCATCTGCAATGTACACCCAGAAGCAAAACTCGTATTTGAAGTGACAATGATGGATACAGTATTTGAAATCTTTGAAACTGAAGAAGAAGCTTTAGAAGGTGTACCCCGTAGCATTGCCAGTTAG
- the hemF gene encoding oxygen-dependent coproporphyrinogen oxidase: protein MLTNSQTPTVEATPSKFLPGTDSQARVSQFMKQLQDEITEKLAELDGVGKFHEDSWERPEGGGGRSRVLRDGAIFEQAGVNFSEVWGSQLPPSILAQRPEAAGHGFYATGTSLVLHPKNPYVPTVHLNYRYFEAGPVWWFGGGADLTPYYPFAEDAAHFHNTLKQACDQHHPEYYPVFKRWCDEYFYLKHRDENRGVGGLFLDYQDGQGLLYRGPDSNGQAAIYSNEVGAPASRTWEDLFALVQDCGRAFLPAYTPIVERRHGIEYGDRQRNFQLYRRGRYVEFNLVYDRGTIFGLQTNGRTESILMSLPPLVRWEYGYQPEPNTPEAELYETFLKPQDWVNWTASA from the coding sequence ATGTTGACTAACTCGCAAACGCCAACTGTAGAAGCAACACCATCGAAGTTTTTACCTGGAACTGACTCTCAAGCTAGAGTAAGTCAGTTTATGAAACAGCTACAAGATGAAATTACCGAAAAACTGGCAGAACTCGATGGTGTAGGTAAGTTTCACGAAGATAGTTGGGAACGTCCAGAAGGAGGGGGCGGGCGATCGCGTGTGCTGCGTGATGGTGCAATATTTGAACAAGCTGGGGTAAATTTTTCGGAAGTTTGGGGTTCTCAGTTACCCCCCTCGATTTTAGCTCAACGTCCAGAAGCGGCAGGACATGGGTTTTATGCTACGGGTACTTCTTTGGTGTTACACCCAAAAAATCCTTACGTCCCTACAGTTCACTTGAATTATCGCTATTTTGAAGCGGGGCCAGTCTGGTGGTTTGGTGGTGGTGCTGATTTAACTCCTTATTACCCCTTTGCTGAAGATGCAGCCCATTTTCACAACACTCTCAAGCAGGCTTGCGACCAACATCACCCAGAGTATTACCCAGTGTTTAAGCGCTGGTGTGATGAATATTTTTACCTGAAGCATCGGGACGAAAACCGAGGTGTCGGTGGTCTATTTTTGGATTACCAAGATGGTCAGGGTTTGTTATATCGTGGTCCTGACTCGAATGGACAGGCGGCTATTTATAGTAACGAAGTGGGCGCACCAGCCAGCCGCACTTGGGAAGATTTATTTGCTTTGGTGCAAGATTGTGGTAGGGCTTTTTTACCTGCATACACGCCGATTGTGGAACGGCGACATGGGATAGAATATGGCGATCGCCAACGGAATTTCCAACTTTATCGTCGCGGCCGCTATGTAGAATTTAACTTGGTTTATGACCGAGGCACGATTTTTGGACTCCAAACCAACGGAAGGACAGAATCTATTTTGATGTCTTTACCCCCCTTGGTGCGTTGGGAATACGGTTATCAGCCAGAACCCAATACTCCAGAAGCCGAGTTGTATGAAACTTTCCTCAAACCTCAAGATTGGGTAAATTGGACAGCCAGCGCTTAA
- a CDS encoding Mrp/NBP35 family ATP-binding protein, with translation MYDVLDSSSVLEVLRPVEDPELRKSLVELNMIRNVKIDAGKVSFTLVLTTPACPLREFIVEDCKKAVNKLPGVTEVNVDVTAETPQQKSLPDRTGISGVKNILAVSSGKGGVGKSTVAVNVAVALAQTGAKVGLLDADIYGPNDPTMLGLADAEIVVRSTDKGDILEPAFNHGVKLVSMGFLIDRDQPVVWRGPMLNGVIRQFLYQVEWGELDYLIVDMPPGTGDAQLTLTQSVPMAGAVIVTTPQNVALLDSRKGLRMFQQMNVPVLGIVENMSYFIPPDMPDKQYDIFGSGGGSKTAAELGVPLLGCIPLEISTRIGGDNGVPIVVADPDSASAKALKAIALNIAGKISVAALT, from the coding sequence ATGTACGATGTTCTCGATTCCAGCTCTGTCTTAGAAGTTTTGCGACCAGTAGAAGACCCAGAACTCCGCAAGAGTTTGGTGGAACTGAATATGATTCGCAATGTCAAAATTGACGCTGGTAAGGTTAGCTTCACTTTGGTATTGACTACACCCGCTTGTCCCTTACGTGAATTTATTGTTGAAGATTGTAAAAAAGCTGTTAACAAGCTACCAGGCGTTACAGAGGTCAACGTAGATGTAACAGCAGAAACACCCCAACAAAAAAGTTTGCCTGACCGGACTGGAATTAGTGGGGTAAAAAATATTCTGGCTGTTTCCAGTGGTAAAGGCGGTGTGGGTAAAAGCACAGTAGCGGTGAATGTAGCTGTGGCTTTGGCACAAACAGGGGCGAAAGTGGGATTACTCGATGCCGATATTTACGGCCCCAACGACCCCACCATGTTGGGGCTAGCTGATGCGGAAATTGTGGTGCGTTCCACAGACAAAGGTGACATTCTCGAACCAGCTTTTAATCACGGTGTCAAATTAGTTTCAATGGGCTTTTTGATTGACCGAGATCAGCCAGTGGTTTGGCGGGGGCCAATGCTCAATGGTGTAATTCGTCAGTTTCTCTATCAAGTGGAATGGGGAGAACTGGATTATTTAATCGTAGATATGCCACCGGGAACCGGCGATGCTCAATTAACTTTAACCCAATCAGTACCGATGGCAGGGGCAGTAATTGTTACTACACCTCAAAACGTCGCCCTGTTGGATTCACGTAAAGGTTTGCGGATGTTCCAGCAGATGAATGTCCCGGTTTTGGGAATAGTAGAAAATATGAGCTACTTTATTCCGCCGGATATGCCAGATAAGCAGTATGACATTTTTGGTTCTGGTGGTGGTTCCAAGACAGCAGCTGAGTTGGGAGTGCCTTTACTGGGGTGCATTCCCCTGGAGATTTCCACGAGAATTGGCGGTGATAACGGTGTGCCAATAGTGGTTGCTGATCCTGATTCTGCTTCGGCAAAAGCATTAAAAGCGATCGCCCTGAATATTGCAGGTAAAATATCAGTTGCCGCACTGACATAA
- the rodA gene encoding rod shape-determining protein RodA, protein MLLKRSRPKSRWKSWLKPWQQVDWLLFCLVISLSIFGGLMILSTELTQPVADWFWHWTIAGIGVFIALFLASTRYEKLIKWHWVTYALTNISLIAVMIIGTSAKGAQRWITIGDFNVQPSEFAKIGMIITLAAVLHKRTAASINSVFRALAITALPWALIFLQPDLATSLVFGAIVLGMLYWANANPGWLILLISPIISAILFSISWPFSESIVLFNVLSFGLLGLVWVLAMGILGWVTLPWRNYVLNGIGASALNFLGGELGVFAWNHILRDYQKDRLTVFLKPGYDILGVGYHQHQSRIAIGAGEIWGWGLFKGPMTQLNFVPEQHTDFIFSAVGEEFGFVGCLVVLFIFCLICFRLLRIAQTAKDNFGSLLAIGVLSMIVFQLIINVGMTVGLAPVAGIPLPWMSYGRSAMLTNFIALGLVESVANFRLRQKYY, encoded by the coding sequence ATGTTGTTAAAACGTTCGCGCCCCAAAAGTCGCTGGAAGTCTTGGCTTAAGCCCTGGCAACAAGTAGATTGGCTACTATTTTGCCTAGTTATTAGTCTCAGTATATTTGGTGGGCTGATGATCCTGAGTACGGAACTAACGCAACCAGTTGCTGACTGGTTCTGGCACTGGACTATCGCTGGGATCGGCGTTTTCATAGCCTTGTTTTTAGCCAGTACCCGGTATGAAAAGCTGATTAAGTGGCATTGGGTAACATACGCTCTCACCAACATCAGCCTCATTGCCGTGATGATTATTGGCACCAGCGCCAAAGGGGCGCAGCGATGGATTACTATTGGCGACTTCAACGTGCAGCCTTCGGAATTTGCCAAAATTGGAATGATTATCACCTTAGCGGCTGTCTTACACAAGCGCACAGCAGCGAGTATAAACAGTGTCTTCCGGGCTTTAGCAATCACGGCGCTTCCTTGGGCATTAATCTTTTTGCAGCCAGATTTAGCAACATCCTTGGTATTTGGTGCCATCGTCTTAGGAATGCTGTACTGGGCAAATGCTAACCCTGGCTGGCTGATTTTGCTGATTTCGCCGATCATTTCTGCCATTCTTTTTAGCATAAGTTGGCCTTTTTCAGAGTCGATAGTTTTATTTAATGTCTTATCTTTCGGACTTTTAGGGTTAGTTTGGGTACTCGCTATGGGGATTTTGGGTTGGGTAACTCTCCCCTGGCGTAATTATGTCCTCAATGGTATTGGTGCATCAGCTCTCAATTTCTTAGGTGGTGAATTAGGAGTCTTTGCCTGGAACCATATATTGAGAGATTATCAAAAAGACCGCCTGACTGTATTTCTCAAACCTGGATACGACATTCTCGGCGTTGGGTATCACCAACACCAATCTCGCATTGCTATAGGTGCTGGTGAAATTTGGGGATGGGGATTATTTAAAGGCCCAATGACACAACTGAATTTCGTACCCGAACAACATACAGACTTTATTTTCTCCGCCGTAGGTGAAGAATTTGGTTTTGTTGGTTGTTTAGTAGTATTATTTATCTTCTGCTTGATTTGCTTTCGCCTATTGCGTATAGCTCAAACTGCCAAAGATAACTTTGGTTCATTGTTAGCTATTGGTGTTTTATCAATGATTGTGTTTCAGCTGATTATTAACGTCGGGATGACGGTTGGTTTAGCGCCTGTAGCCGGAATTCCCTTACCGTGGATGAGTTACGGACGTTCAGCCATGCTCACCAATTTCATTGCTTTAGGCTTAGTAGAATCGGTAGCCAACTTTCGTCTACGACAGAAGTATTATTGA